The Staphylococcus carnosus genome has a segment encoding these proteins:
- a CDS encoding DMT family transporter has protein sequence MILLLLLGLVAGTMVPIQTSINSRLIEYTRSSFYASTISFAVGSLFLVIVNLIVNPSVFNVNYYHFDFNYTWITGGILGVIFLTGNLILFPRLGASLTVIITIAGQIVMGVLIDTFGWFGANTEPFTFLKLCGIILLFFGIFIMNYTKQKAATETQSNPLALILWLAIGFSFGFAPPIQTAINSQLGQTVQSPFLASFISFFVGTIALFIITLIMNRSLKMRAHSPESGKIKWFYFIGGILGVVFVTANIILMPHLGAALTTIIAMLGQMLMGVLIDHFALLGAPRNRISVRKCVGIVCIIIGIVILRLF, from the coding sequence ATGATACTATTATTACTTTTAGGCTTAGTAGCGGGTACAATGGTTCCGATTCAAACTTCAATCAACTCTCGTTTGATTGAATATACACGTTCATCATTTTATGCTTCTACTATTTCTTTCGCCGTCGGTTCACTCTTTTTAGTAATTGTAAACCTGATTGTTAATCCAAGTGTATTTAACGTCAATTATTATCATTTTGATTTTAACTACACTTGGATTACAGGCGGTATTTTAGGCGTTATTTTCTTAACAGGAAACTTGATTCTATTTCCAAGACTCGGTGCATCACTGACAGTTATTATCACAATCGCTGGACAAATCGTAATGGGTGTTCTTATTGACACTTTCGGATGGTTTGGTGCGAATACAGAACCTTTCACATTCTTGAAGCTTTGCGGTATTATACTCCTCTTCTTCGGTATTTTTATTATGAATTATACTAAACAGAAGGCCGCAACTGAAACGCAAAGCAATCCCCTAGCGTTAATATTGTGGTTAGCCATTGGCTTTTCATTTGGATTTGCGCCGCCAATCCAAACAGCAATCAACAGCCAACTAGGACAAACTGTACAAAGCCCATTCCTTGCTTCATTTATTTCATTCTTTGTGGGTACCATCGCATTATTCATTATCACATTAATTATGAATCGTTCACTGAAAATGCGTGCACACTCACCTGAAAGTGGAAAAATAAAATGGTTTTACTTTATTGGCGGTATTTTAGGCGTTGTATTTGTGACTGCAAATATTATTTTAATGCCGCATTTAGGTGCTGCTTTAACAACAATCATCGCGATGCTCGGACAAATGTTGATGGGTGTCTTAATTGATCACTTTGCTTTACTTGGAGCACCACGCAATCGTATTTCGGTACGTAAATGTGTAGGTATCGTATGTATCATTATTGGAATTGTTATCCTAAGATTATTCTAG
- a CDS encoding DUF2922 domain-containing protein, whose translation MSKTLELIFLNAANKPVKLQIPDLTQDVSEESARNAMNTLLETNALNPTAGKPVAVKSAQIIEKETHIIF comes from the coding sequence ATGTCTAAAACTTTAGAACTGATTTTTCTTAACGCAGCTAATAAACCCGTAAAATTACAAATTCCAGATTTAACACAAGATGTCAGTGAAGAAAGTGCACGAAATGCTATGAACACATTGTTAGAAACAAATGCACTTAATCCAACAGCTGGCAAACCTGTAGCTGTTAAAAGCGCACAAATTATTGAAAAAGAAACACATATTATCTTTTAG